The sequence below is a genomic window from Planctomycetia bacterium.
CAATGGCTCGATTGGATGAAAACCGATTCGGGATCGTACTGCTCGACGTTCGCTTACCCGATGGCGACGGCAGGGAATTGCTGAATAGGATGCGGGACGCACGTTCGGAAGCGCGGGCGATTCTCATTACCGGGCAGTGTCTGGAGAGCGCCGACTTGCCCCTCGGAGATGCTCCATCCGATGCCGTGTGCTATAAGCCGCTCGATCTCCAGGTGCTTTTCTCGCTCATCGGCCGATTCACGCGTTAAGGACTAAACGCATCGGAACGGACGCCCGAATCTGGGATGTCAGTTGACTGTTTGGAATCGTTTTTGCTCATGGTCCTCACAGGAACAAGTGATACCTCCATTGAAGCGGAATCATGCCTGATACGCCCTCGTCCCCCACGCCTAGCTCACCCGTGGAAAGCATTGGCGATGCCGAACGCCTGTCGGAGCGACTCGCCTATCTTGGACTTTCCTCCGTTGATCAAGCGAGATTGCGCGAGCTCGCTCCCAAGTTCGAAGAGTTTTCGACGGCGTTGGTCGAAGCTTTCTATCGGCATCTATTTTCCTTTCCGGAGTCGGCCCGATTTCTCGGCGACTCGCAGCTCGTCGACCGCCTCAAGCAGGCCCAAATCGTACACTTCGTTTCGCTGCTGCAGGCCGATTGGGGGCCGGAATACGTCGAGCGACGTCGCCGCGTCGGACAAGCTCACGCCGGCGTCGGAATCGATCCGGAGCTGTTCTTGGGAGCGTACAATCAATACGTGCAGCAATCGTTCGTCCGCTATCTGACGGCCGACGGAGCGACCATGCCGCCGCAGGTAGACGGCTTGTTGTCGCTGTTAAAGGTCGTCTTTCTCGATCTCGGGCTCACGCTCGATTCGTACTTCACGCGTGCCACGCAGACGATGCAGCATGCGCTGGACATGTATTGGAAGGCCAATATCGAACTCCGGCAGTTCGCGCATCTCGCCTCACATGATCTCAAGACGCCGCTGGCGACCGTGGCGAACTTCTGCGACGAAGCGCTCGACGAGTTCGGCGAGCAAATGCCGAGCGAAGCGAAGCAACTCATCGAATCGGCTAGAACCCGCACGTTTCGGATGAGCACGATGATCGACGAACTGCTCTCGGCGGTCACATCATTCGATCTTTCGGCGCAGCTACAGGAGGTCTCGAGCCAAATCGCTCTCAACGAGGCGGTCGAACGACTGCGACCCGCGATTCAGGCGAAGCAAATCGTGCTGGAGACTCCTAAGTCATTGCCGATCGTCTGGGGTGACGCGGTCCGGTTGCGGGAATCGTTCTACAATCTGCTCTCGAATGCGGTGAAGTATCTCGAACGAGCTCCAGGACATATCAAAGTCTCGGTCGCACCGCATTCCGGAAGCTTCGAATTCATCTTCGCGGATGACGGGCCCGGCATTCCGCGCGAAGACTTGGAGCTGATCTTCGCGCCGTTTCGTCGCTCGACGAAGCATCGCAACCAGCCCGGCTCCGGTCTCGGCCTCTACTTCACGAAGACAATGATCGAACATCAGGAAGGCCGCGTTTGGGCGGAGTCGATCCCCGGCCAAGGAAGTTCGTTTCACATCGTTCTTCGGGCGCAACCTGCCAGTGAGACTTAATTCACCAGACTGCTGGGCCGCCGGCAATTGAGCCGGCTTCAACCGCAAATGAGCACGGTCCCGAGCATCGCGAGCGTCCCGAGAGCGACCACCGTGAAGATGATCGCCGAGACGATGCGAAGCGCCGCGGCGTCGTCGGCGTCCATATCCGACTCGCGCCGCGCGATGGTTTCCAGCTTCGCGACCGGCGTCTTAAGCGGGAGCGCGGCGGGAGCGAACGTGGCATCGTTGGGATATACGACGGTGGCCATGAGCGACGATTCCTATCTTGGATGGTTTCGGGAGCGCTTCGAATCGTCTCTTCGACTCGCGACGATTCCTTAAACGCAATCACGATGCCGAGGCCGATCAGGCACGTCACTATCTGCTGGTTGCTGCGCAGAAACCACATCCGCCGCAATCAGTTAGAGCGAGATCGAACTTCCGCTCCGAGCTTGGCGGCAGTCGAACGAGGCGTGCGGCCGGCGCGCCCGATCGTCGCACGTGTGCCGCGGCGTCACACCGAAGCTCAATTTGACGTGACCGCAACATCGTTACGAAGCGCGATCTGTTACCGGGGCTTCGGAGCCGTCGGCCGAGAGGCCGTAACGCTCCAGCAGCCGATAGAGGCTGCGTCGGTTCACGCCGAGCGCGCGGGCGGCTCGGGCCTTATTGCCGCGCTCGCGGCGCAGAATCTCGACGACGTGGGCCCGCTCGATCGACGCCAGTGACGCATCGGAGGGATCGGAAGCGGAGCCCGATGCGGCCGTCGCCGACGGCGCGGCCGGCTGCGGCCCCAGGACGACCTCGCGCGGCAAGTCCTTCAGATGCACGGTGCGGCCGTCGGCAAGAATCTTGGCGCGGTCGATCGCATTGATGAGCTGCCGGATATTGCCCGGCCAGGTGTAGCGCTCGATCGCCGCGAGCGCCTCGGGCTCGATCAGCCACTCACTACCGAGAAACTTACGGACCAAAAGGGCGACGTCGCCGTTCCGCTCGCGCAGCGGCGGCAGTTGCAGCGACATCACGTTGATCCGGTAATAAAGGTCTTCGCGAAACCGTCCGGCCTTGACCTCCGCAGCCATGTCCCGATTCGTCGCCGCCACGATGCGCACGTCGACGCGTCGCTCCTTGACCGACCCGATGCGACGCATCGAACCGTCTTCCAACACGCGCAGCAGCTTCGGCTGCAAGGAGCCCGGCATTTCGCCGATTTCATCGATGAAAAGGGTGCCGCCGTCGGCCATTTCGAACAAACCGGGCTTGCTCGCGATGGCGCCGGTGAACGAGCCTTTTTCGTGCCCGAACAACTCGCTTTCCAACAATGTTTCGGCCAGCGCGGCGCAGTTGATCACGACCAACGGCCTATCAGCGCGAAGGCTATGACGATGAAGCGCACGCGCAACGAGTTCCTTGCCGGTGCCGCTTTCGCCTTGGATGAGGATCGCTTTTTCGGTCGGTCCGGCGCGCTCGATGAGGTGGTACACCTCACGCATCGGCGCGGAGTTGCCGAGCATGTCGGGAGCAGACTGAACGCGAGACAACACTTGCTTCAGCTGTACGTTTTCCTTGGTAAGCTGCCGCCGTGCGACCGCTCGCTCGATGACGACTTCCAAATCGGCCAACGGACAAGGCTTCATCAAGTAGTCGAACGCTCCCAGCTTCATGCTCCGCACGGCCGTTTCGACGGTCCCTTGACCGGTCAGCAACACGACTTCGCAATCCGCCTGGATCGCCTTGAGCTTTTCCGTCAGGTCGACGCCGGACATGCCCGGCATCACCATATCGAGCAGTGCCACATCGAATTCGCGGCGCTGCACCGCTTCAAGCGCGGCCTCGCCGTTCGAAGCTTCTTGGATCCGGTAGCCGCGGCGACCGAGCCGCCGCACGACGGTACTCCGGTATTCGTCATCGTCGTCGACGATCAACAGGTCGATGGATTGCGGAGTTCGAGGTTCGGTCATGATGAAGTCAACATTTTGGTCGAGGGGGGCAGTTCGGACGACGTTTTGGACGGTCCGTTCCGACGCGGCAATAAGAACGGAGGTCGGTTGCTCGTAAAGCAACCGCCGTACCGGGAGCGAAGATCATCGATCTCCGCAGATTGTGAGGGGTTAAACACAATAGGTATGTGGAGCGGGTCGCTCGAAAGTGCGCGAAGTCGGGGCAGCATGTGCGAATACGCTCACTCGCCTATTGAGAACTCGTAGGCGGCTCGCTCAGACGCCTGAAATCCGGCCGCCATATTGCGGCCTTGAGAAAAACGACGTGGATGAACTCGTCCGGCATTCGATTCGCGTAAGAGATCGGCGAAATCAGTCAGTCTTACTCGAATGCCGAGGCCTACCCATGAAGACGCGCAAGATTCTCTTTCCCACCGACTTTTCGAGCAAAGGGGAAGCTGCCCTCGAATACGCGGCGGCATTGGCTCGCGAACGAAATGCCTTGCTGGTGATCGTGCACGTGCAAGAGCCGCCGGTAATGTATGGAGACGGTGCGTACTACTACGGGGCGCCGGAGCCGGACGCCGATGTGCTGCGGAACATGCTCCTGGCGGTGAAGCCGCACGACTCGGCCGTCGCTTGCGACTATCGTTTTGTGCAAGGCTTGCCGGCGCAGGCGATCCTGTCCGCCGCGAAGGAACAGGACGTCGACCTGATCGTCATGAGCAGTCACGGCCGGACCGGCCTGAGCCGACTCTTGATGGGAAGCGTCGCGGAAGAAGTCATGCGAGGCGCCGCGTGTCCGGTCATGGTCGTCAAACCGACCGCGAAGGTCGACGCGGCGGTCGCCGTGGGGCTCAAGCCATGAGCAACGGCCACTACGTCCACGAGGTGAATCCGTATTACTTACAAGCTCGGAGCGAACATCGCGATCTTCACGCTGCGATCGAGCGCATTCGCAGCAAGTTGGATGGGACGTGCGAAGTCGATGCGTCGGCGGCGAGTATCGCCGAAATAAGATTGCTCATCACCGACCTTCGTGATCGTCTTGCCTGCCATTTCCGGCAGGAAGAGAAAGGTGGTTACTTGGAAGAAGCGACGATCCGCCTTCCGCAAGTCGCTCCGCAGGCATCCGCTCTCCAACGCCAACACGAGGAATTGCTCGCCGCCGCCAACGCAATGCTCTATCACGCATACTCCGCCGACGCCGCTCCGTTGGTGTGGTCCGATTTGAAAGCTGACTACACCCGATTTTCTAAGCATGTCGAAGCCCACGAAGCGGCTGAGAATGCCCTGCTTTCCCGAGCCTTCAACGAAGATTCCGGCCTCGACGTGTGATCTGACACTCAACTCGCCCCCTGTTTTTCGACCTCAAGCCTCGAACATTCTTAGGAACACGCTATGAAACGCCGCATTCTGTTCGCCGTCGCCTTCGCCGCCCTCGGGTTGTCCGTCACGTCGGGTCGCTCCGCAGACCCGAACAAGGTCGCACCGTTCATGCGACTCAAGCTCGCGCATTCGGAGAAACTGCTGGAAGGGATCGCGCTGGCCGACTTCCCGTTAATCGAGAAGAGCGCGCAGGCTCTCAGCGTTCAGAGCCGCGACGAAATGTGGCAAGTGTTGCAGACTGCGGATTACCTGCAACACAGCATCGAGTTCCGCCGCTCCGCCGATCGGGTCGCCGCGGCCGCCAAGAAGAAGAATATCGACGCGGCGGCGTTCGCCTACGTCGGTCTCACGATGCAATGCGTCAATTGCCATAAGCACGTGCGCGACGTTCGCACGGCCGGCCTCGATGTGCCGGCTTCGATTCACTTGGGGCAACGATAGAACGCGGACGATCGTCTCGGGTACGAATTCATTTTCGGTTGTCAATTTCGAAGGAGCTCGTCATGGCTACGAATGCAGGTATTTGGGTTGATTCCGAGCATGCAGTGATCGTTTACTTAAACGATCCGGAACGCAAGATCGTAAAACTCAAGGCACCTCCCACCGTCAAAGCCGTTGCCAAGAAGGGCGCGGCGAAGCCCGCGTATACGAAAAACGATTTCGTCGCCGAGGACCGATTGGAACGGAAGTCGACGGCGGTACGCACGAACTTCTATCGGGAGCTGGAAAAGCAGTTGAGAAACGTTCGCCGGCTGCTGATTCTCGGTCCGGGTTCGGCGAAGAAGGAGTTCGCCACATATCTCGGCACCAAACGATCCACACCAGCCGTCGGTAAAGTCCAAGCCGCCGATAAGATGACCGACCGACAGCTTCGAGCGATCGTCGAAACCTACTTCGCATCCGGTGACTCGAAACAGTCGCGGACGCGAAAGAAGCGTACGACCAAATCTGCGTCCGTCGCATAAAGCCGCTGCCGTGGCGGCACGACGAATCCCGCAGCTCCATTCTTGAGAATGTCCGTTCACTGCGAATCGAGATGAACCGATGAAGGCTTTGATCTATCGCCGCAACGGTGATATTTGCTTCGAGGAAAGGCCTTTGCCGTCACTCCAAGCGCCGACCGATGCCATCGTGCGGCTTACGAAAACGACGATCTGCGGGACCGATCTGCACATCATCAAAGGCGATGTTCCCACGGTCTCTGCAGGCCGCATCCTCGGTCATGAAGGGACCGGAATCGTCGAACTTGTCGGATCCGGTGTGTCGACGGTGCAGATGGGAGACCGCGTGCTGATCTCGTGTATCACGTCGTGCGGCAAATGCTCGAACTGCAAACCGGGAATGTATTCCCATTGCTCCGACGGCGGTTGG
It includes:
- a CDS encoding response regulator, whose protein sequence is KILSKPVDLSQLASTLDEALQQPLILVVDDDQDLCANLRDLIQERGYRVALADDIRSAMARLDENRFGIVLLDVRLPDGDGRELLNRMRDARSEARAILITGQCLESADLPLGDAPSDAVCYKPLDLQVLFSLIGRFTR
- a CDS encoding sigma-54 dependent transcriptional regulator; the protein is MTEPRTPQSIDLLIVDDDDEYRSTVVRRLGRRGYRIQEASNGEAALEAVQRREFDVALLDMVMPGMSGVDLTEKLKAIQADCEVVLLTGQGTVETAVRSMKLGAFDYLMKPCPLADLEVVIERAVARRQLTKENVQLKQVLSRVQSAPDMLGNSAPMREVYHLIERAGPTEKAILIQGESGTGKELVARALHRHSLRADRPLVVINCAALAETLLESELFGHEKGSFTGAIASKPGLFEMADGGTLFIDEIGEMPGSLQPKLLRVLEDGSMRRIGSVKERRVDVRIVAATNRDMAAEVKAGRFREDLYYRINVMSLQLPPLRERNGDVALLVRKFLGSEWLIEPEALAAIERYTWPGNIRQLINAIDRAKILADGRTVHLKDLPREVVLGPQPAAPSATAASGSASDPSDASLASIERAHVVEILRRERGNKARAARALGVNRRSLYRLLERYGLSADGSEAPVTDRAS
- a CDS encoding hemerythrin domain-containing protein, whose product is MSNGHYVHEVNPYYLQARSEHRDLHAAIERIRSKLDGTCEVDASAASIAEIRLLITDLRDRLACHFRQEEKGGYLEEATIRLPQVAPQASALQRQHEELLAAANAMLYHAYSADAAPLVWSDLKADYTRFSKHVEAHEAAENALLSRAFNEDSGLDV
- a CDS encoding universal stress protein; the protein is MKTRKILFPTDFSSKGEAALEYAAALARERNALLVIVHVQEPPVMYGDGAYYYGAPEPDADVLRNMLLAVKPHDSAVACDYRFVQGLPAQAILSAAKEQDVDLIVMSSHGRTGLSRLLMGSVAEEVMRGAACPVMVVKPTAKVDAAVAVGLKP